TGCCTAGTATCCAGCTAGAAAGtagaaagtatctgaagttgtatttgaaatcagatcctgACTTCAGAGTCTATGTTCTATCTCCTATAGCATCATGTAGCTGCTCCCAATGTTGTCATTAAGTAAATTTTTCTCCTAGTTCCACTCATTTGTCTCTGAATCAGTTAGTAGAGGTCTTCCCTATTTCCTTTGAAACTGTCTCAGAATCTCTGTAAGTACAATAACATtccgttacattcatatactacagttGTCTAGTTGTTCACCAATAAAAAGAcatccccttagtttccaatttttgattccacaaaaagagctgctattagtattttttgtatataaaccctttttctctttctataacttttttgtggtatagctggatcaaaggggatatACAGTTTGGTATCTCTGTCTTCTTTTCATCCAGATAAATTACAGTTTACCATATCATGTCTACCATACTATCGCTCTGGTTACTAGATTTGCAAATGCAAGTATATTTTATTGACAGATATCACAGCTCCATTTTCCCACTCTTTTTagctctcttatttcttttgaataagtATGTCTTTCCAGGATCTCAGCTAATGGGCCTCAAACCAACAAGATTCAGCAGTACTCATAAAATCAATTTACTTTAGTTATTATCTATAGTTTGTACAGCTGTATATAGTATGAGACTTGAGAGTTTATTGAAgattattttcatgtattttgtcTCCTATAAATTTCTAGATTTCCTATTCTCCTGTTCTCTCTGTAATCTAGCCGGGTTGACatacttaaaagtttttttccccttttttcctttttagtttaaACATCTTTTCATTAGATTTACAGTTGCAGGCAAATATATTTTTGCCAGTCCTTGTGTTAAATGCATTCTATTTTTGGTCATGTGTCCATCATCCCTATATTTTAAGATACAATCCATCAGTCTCTGACATTGTGTTATTAGCTAAATCATTCCCAGGTCTTCTTTTCTCATCTGAAGTTCTTGCCATCATTTGATATCCGTGATGAAAATTAACACCTATGCATTTAAGGACTTCagtttattattaatgatttcatAATTCTACAGGATTGGTTTAAACCACAGGTTTCTGATTCTGAGATAACAGTACTTCAATTtggctttattttttcattacagGACAATTGTAGAAGGGCCGAGAATGTTTTACGGTTGTGGATTATCGAAGCCAAGGACCTGGCCCCCAAGAAGAAGTATTTCTGTGAGCTGTGCCTTGATGATACCCTTTTTGCTCGTACAACTAGCAAGACCAAAGCAGACAATATTTTCTGGGGTGAACATTTTGAATTTTACAGCCTTCCCCCCCTCCATAGCATCACAGTTCACATTTATAAGGacatggaaaaaaagaagaaaaaggacaagaATAACTATGTAGGACTTGTCAACATCCCCACAGCTAGCGTGACTGGCCGCCAGTTTGTGGAGAAATGGTACCCCGTGAGCACGCCCACACCCAACAAAGGGAAGACCGGAGGCCCATCTATTCGGATTAAGTCGCGTTTCCAGACCATCACCATTCTACCTATGGAGCAGTACAAAGAATTTGCCGAATTTGTCACCAGCAACTACACCATGCTGTGCTCTGTCTTAGAGCCTGTGATTAGTGTGCGGAACAAAGAAGAGCTGGCTTGTGCCTTAGTGCACATTCTTCAGAGTACTGGCAGGGCCAGGGTAGGTGGAGAAGGGGAAGTGGAGGGCCCACAAACTGCAAATTCTGCTCGACATGATTATACAACTAGGACTTTTCCTATCAACTTATGTCACatataagagtgtgtgtgtgtgtgtgtgtgtgtgtgtgtgtgtgttcataggGTTAGAATAGCTTGTTGAGAATGCTTTGAGCTGAGACAGAGACCATTCATTTTGTACTTGAAAAGAGCAGTGtttattaaaatttcttaaacGTCATTTAGAATAAATCCATGTACTTGATCATCAGCAAGGAGCATGCAGAATATAGAGCATGGCCTCAGAACTATTgaactgggttcaagttctgctaGTTCTATGATCCTATCCTATTGCCCCAAGGGAGCTCTCTGTGTTGTGGAAAAGGTCTGCATTTGTAGTTAAAGCACCTCACCTGAAGcctaaaatcctatcttcctcATTATGTAGCATGCTGGCTCTGAAATAAGGAAGAACTGTgtttaaatcccatctctgacacttaacagcCATAGGACAGTTGACAGGCCACTCAACTTTTGTGATCTTCAATTTTCCCTTCTAGAAAATGGACTTAATAACTGAATATTTCTTAGGAATATATAATAGGTGCCAGTGAGCCTCAACATgtgtactttgcaaactttgaagagaaacagacatatacatagatagattattattctattttatgatttaatttaCTTGTAGTAGTCCAGAATTTTCTTGTGCTATTATTAGTAATTTGAGGTGATATTTAATAACACAATTTTGGGAATACTTCTCACTTTCAGTATGTTAGGTATGTCTTTTGTTCCTTAAAATTGCTCATCAATAGCAAAAAAGTACTATTGATGCTTATTAATCAGCTGTTCTTTTGTGGTTCTGAATTACCCTAGATAAAAGTCCATTAGTGTTTACAATTttgatgtaaaatgaaaaaaatcatttaataatttcTACCTCTTTTTATTTGACAGTCATATACTTATAGTTTCCTAGTTTACTCTTCCACCTTATAGCAGCTAAACTGACACCTTTGACactcaaaagcaaagaaaaaagaatttttttttcctgaggcaattgaagttaagtgatttgcccaggctcatacaaagaaaaaagaatcttaaatgaGTTCTGTCTTCTAGTCCTAAGAGACTCCACTAGTCTCAGTTTAGAAATAGGGCATCCATTAATCACATGATTTCCTGCAATATGCATCATTTTCTCAGTTGCCTTCTGCTTTCTTCAACCATGCCCTTCCAGGATTTTCTGACAGACCTGGTGATGTCTGAGGTGGATCGTTGTGGAGAGCATGATGTATTGATCTTCAGGGAGAACACAATCGCCACCAAATCCATTGAGGAGTATCTGAAGCTCGTAGGACAGCAGTATCTCCATGATGCACTTGGTAAAAAGCAAACCCCCATCCATATCCATtgtctttttgctattatttcaaCCTAAAGGGATAATAGACTCACTTTAGTtgctttttatcttcaatttgTTCTGTAGTCaagtgttttttctcatttttatactttattcctttggttttgattttgaCTAAAGTCAAGATACTGTGCAGCTTAATTTACATAAGTCCCTTTTTGCACTCACATTATAAACTGTATTGTAAAACTGCAGATGAAGCTTTTAGAACAGGTCTGTGTTCATTATAGGTATtcagtaaaatatatattgactAAATACTTATTGTTGAGTTCACAAAACAATATCGCCTTCATACAACATGGTGAGTTAAATAAATTTCCATGTGAATGcgataaaaatgtatttctatattttgaataAGAAAGAGCAATTTAAATAGATGATGAAGATTATATTTTCTACTGGGACATAAAACAGTTTAACAAAGACTTAGGACAAGGGATTTGAGTAATCAAACCGATCTgttactttatttaaaatataacacAAATGGCCAATGTGGAAAAAAATGGTTACTCTCAGTGGAGTAATTTTCTCCATTGGTAAGTTTCCTGGAGGTAGATTgtgttgtttattttgtgattcttcATTGTGCTTTGTGTGTACTAAAATTCCTCTCACTGGATACATCAATTAAGTTGTTCTTCAGTTATGCTTTGGGTCTTTGAACTCTGAAGAACCTTTCAGCTCTATTACTGCAACTGGAATATCTTCTGTAATCAACTGaaatatttttgggtttttttgtttttttgttttttaattttttaaggaggaaaatgacaagtaaaaaaaattttttttcccctgaggcaaatggggttgtgacttgcccaaagtcacacagtaggaagtgttaagtgtctgagatcaaatttgaactcaggtcttcctgacttcagaactggtgctctatcaactgcgccacctagctgcctcaatcatgtgtattatttttcaatagctttttattgacaaaacatatgcatgggtaatttttcgacaatgacccttgcaaaattctctgttccaacttttcccttctttccctccaccccctcccctagatggcaggtagacccatacatgttaaatatattaaagtagatgttaaatacaatatatgtatacatatttatacagttattttgttccttggatttagaaagaaggtaaaaataacctgggaagaaaaacaaaaatcatgtgtatttttaaagcaattcCCAGAATGTATTCTAAAGTCAGTGTCAACTCAGTAGACAATACTGACCTAAGATAATCTGTACTTTAGATAAAGTACCAGAGGAACCTTAATCatctaagaaaaattaaatgttgtTAGCATAAGGCCCTTGCTTAGCCAACGAAGCATACCAATAAAgtttaatattaatactattaTAACCAGTAGACATTGACCCCAAAAGATCTTGAGCTAACCCTCAGTTAATTAGAAAATGTAATGGACAAGAATGTCGACAGGTTCCTCCCAGaaacttttttcctttaactCTCTGAACTTGGCATTCAGTGCCTAAATGGTATTGATTAAAATGTCCTCAGAATGTGGACAGGATTCAGCTTAAAATTTGTATAGCACACAACTGTCTTAATCTGTTTTGATTAAAGCAATGCAAACTCTGTTGCCTTGTCTTACTCATACTGGTTCCTTGGAGTTGAGATTCACCTTTGTGATTAAAATCCAATCagccaatcaacaaatattatgtaccagacactgggCTAGGCACTGAGGATgctaatacaataaataaaaccatGAAGGATCTACATCTTAATCAGACAGAAAACAGGAAGCTACATcatataaatagaatatttatagGCATACCTTTACACAggtataaatagaataaatataaataaaggagcacagataaatgcaaagtaatttttaCAAGGCATTTTTAAAGGAAGACCACTGGGGATCAGTTAAGGGCATCAAAGGACTTTATGCACAAAGTGATGCTTGATGTATCTTGGATTAAAGGAACTAAAagtctcagtaaaaaaaaaaatggatttcagAGAAGAAGCTTTCTTCCCAGAAAGAAATTCCACCAGACAGGTCCTTAAAGGAGTTCCCTTATATTGGCCTTACTTAAAAGACCTCCAGTGataaaattgaattcatttcaAATACttctatgttaaaatatttttgtttaatccCCAAAATTCCCAGAAAATAAAGTATTGAAATTTAAAGGTAATAAAAGTCCCGGAGTTTTCAAAGGACTGACTTTCATTTGAACAACCTATTAAGAAGAACCCCACTTCATTTTTGATTTCCCATAAACAATAGCAGTTATAAATAGATCTTTGAAGattttaagtgtttttaattAGACACTATGGGAAATATAATATATCCAGaaaattctgttattattataaaacatcCATATTATCAAACATTTTATCATTGTGTTTTGAAGAATGATTCAAACAATAAATCTAAAATACCTTAATGCAtatggtaatatttttttttaaatcatttgttttatttggcttTTCTATCAACAGCAATAATGGAAAGTACATGTTAGTAACTGTGAGTTATTAGTATCAGTTATTGAGTAGCCTTGgagaattaccaaaaaaaagaagatattatgACCATAATTTTATGACATGGGCCACTTTCTCTTAGATCATTTTATACTGAATTCCTTGCATTACAATATGATCATCCTTGTGTGAGTTAGTAGataaataattaacaatataaatgttagttttagGCATCTAACATCTTAAAAAttatacagacatacatatatcACTCTTAGCAAATTTGTATCTCAAAATTGATACTTGCTGTTCtccattatagctttttaaaaatgaatttgactCCTTATCACATTGTTAATTATATCAAGAATATCTtatcatgttaatagagaatgTGCCTCCTAAGACAACTGCGCTTCACGATTCCAGGGAAATGATTTTGATCACTTCATTGAGTTCTCGTGAAATTGTTTCTGCTCAATGGTACTTAAGGAACGTAAACTGATTTGAAAGGAACAAGGACTATTCTTGCATCTTCCTTAGAGATCTACCATGAAATACAAATGATATAGAATATCTATAGTCACAGGTCTTACTCTTCCAAGGTGATGGGTTTAACTGTACTTTTAGATGTCTCTTGGAGAAAAAAGGACATCAAGAAGAAACTAGACTCCAGTTTGTCTATTGTTGGTACCATCATTAGTACTTACAGTCATAGTTCATTCAGATTTTGTGGTCTATGTTTCTTAAAAGGTGATAGCAATGTTGACCAACTGTCTACTATATTGAGTCTTTATAATGGTTAATGAATTCATGTTTATTAAGTAGCTTGAGGTCTTCAAAAATAACACCTCTGATCTGCAACATCATTATCTAGTCTCTGCCAGAGACAGGATATCTCTGGTACCTAGGACATGGTTTCAGAGCAATTACCCTTGATGGACAGTCATTCAAGCCTGTGGCAGATGCCAAAAAGCAATTCCCCATACTAAATTCTAGGGCAAAAGACAATTGCCAACAGAAAACCTAAATAGGATTTTGATGCTTATAATTGTTGCTATCTGTCATCTTCTTCCCTCTAATAGGGGAGTTCATCAAGGCTCTGTATGAGTCAGATGAGAATTGTGAAGTAGATCCCAGCAAATGTTCATCCAGTGAACTGTTTGACCACCAAAGCAACCTGAAAATGTGCTGTGAGCTGGCTTTTTGCAAAATCATCAACTCTTATTGGTGAGCATATGGGCATCATTTTTTGCCTAGATGACTTAAATATTTGCATATAAGATTAACTATAggcttttttaaatttcccaaCTAAAGGAATATGTTGTGTCATACactgttttgtttatatttatatttaattggggttttcctttttcctccctagTGTTTTCCCCCGTGAATTGAAAGAAGTATTTGCATCTTGGAAGCAACAATGCCTGAACAGAGGCAAGCAAGATATCAGTGAGCGTCTGATCAGTGCCTCGTTGTTCCTCCGTTTCTTGTGCCCGGCTATCATGTCCCCCAGCCTTTTCAGCCTTATGCAGGAATATCCTGATGACCGGACGTCTAGGACTTTGACACTCATTGCCAAGGTTATTCAGAACCTTGCAAATTTTGCCAAGTAGGTGATGGTGACATAATGACATCTCTCAAGTattaaagttaaaaaggaaaaagagagagaaggagggaacaTTGACAAATTACAAATGTATATAAACGCTTGATCGCAGACTACCttagtataaaaaagaaatcctggAAGGATTGCATGAtcagattttgtgtgtgtgtatgtgtaagaattTTCCAGAAGGGTACCACTACTACTCTGCTGTATTCatctgtaaatatatacacagtcACATATCTTTACTGAGAGTTGAACTAATTCTGATTAAAGTTACAGCACCATTAAAAGATTCTCACTAAATAGCAACTCTTTACTGTTCGTgttcatgtaaaaaaatatttataggaattGTTATAATTGATTTAACCATCATTTTGTATcagcatttattgaatatctcTTAAGCCCCCAATGTCATGGTGAACACCATGGAAGCATTCAAACATAGTGCTTGCTTATGAGAAGTCCGTAAACTATCTGGAGAGAAGGTACCATGTATCTTCTTAAAGATATGAAACCTTACATGAGACCTTCATTAAACTATGTATATGTTACATGTATGATATAGGCAGTAAGTACTGCTAAAAGAGTTTGAAGATGTGAGAAATTAATGTTAGCTGCATTAATTGTGGTGAGCTTCATGGACTTCATGGACTCATAAACTTTGAAGGATAAAATTTGGCTGGGGATGAAAGGGTGGAAAAAAGCATCTCAGGTGGGAAAAACAACACTGGCAAAGAAAAGCATATAGgaagatggtggtggtggtggtggtaatagcagtagtaatagtaattgtgACAGCACTAGTAATATTTATAtgtgatttaaggtttgcaaacattttacatgtgctgtctcatttgactctcacaattACCTTTTGAGTTAGTGGGTGACAATAAAATGAATGACTttgatggagaaggaaagacttTGGATATAATTCTATCATCTGTAGAAAACCATGAAAGACTTTTGagcagagaagtgaaatgataaAAGTGTTATTTTAAGAAGATTTCTAACCTTTCCTAACTCCAAAAAAGAATGTgcctttttattcccttttttacaAGCATATTCTAcataaaaattaatcttttttcccctttgcttcaGGTTTGGTAACAAAGAGGAATACATGGCTTTCATGAATGATTTCTTAGAACATGAGTGGAGTGGAATGAAGCGCTTTCTTCTGGAAATTTCTAACCCAGACACCATCTCAAATACCCCTGGCTTTGATGGCTACATTGATCTGGGCAGAGAGCTTTCTGTTTTGCATTCCTTATTATGGGAAGTTGTTTCCCAACTTGATAAGGTAAAGCAGGCTGGAAGCATAAAAGGGGAGATGGGAGATATGGAATCTTAATGTACCTGAATACAGGATGGCATGAGAGTGACTCATTTCAGCACTGGTTGAAAAGATAACATTTGGCCCAATGGTTCTAGTGGTAAGCAGGTTTGTAAATAGAACGATTCATCCTAAATGTCTAACTTGCCTTACTGTGTATACTACAGTGCTTATTATGTAGACAGAAGAAATAGAGGTGCAAACAAGAAAGCTCTTTGAGTAACAGTACATAGTATGTGCATTTGTAATAGTGTCCTCATATTggtgaaataatgaaaaacctTGTGTCACCTATAATAGTGGATTTAAAAGTTTGTGAAAGTTATAGTTTGCTGGTTTTGGTGCTTCAGCAAACATCTGATATCAAATATTTAAACTTGCAGTCCAAGTCATACATGATAGAGTGAATCAGGATCCCATATAGTTATTTCAAACAGAAGTGTTGATTTTGTCATAAAACTGAGGAAATTATATTCAAACTAGAGAAATACAtttccttgaagtcagaaaaatggcTTTCATAATTGCTAATGCCACAGAATCCACCTGGGATTTGAAAATCCAGGTGTGTTGTTTCTCCACAGGTGTGAATTAGACACATAGGAAGCAATCATCAttttaagtaatttctttttctgactgtTATCCCACTTGGAGgttaaagaaaattacattttctccTGTTCCTGATTAAATTCTATCATGCCAATCCTATCTTTAGGAAATTGGACAGGAAAAACAGTCTCCACAGAGGAGAATAACTCAGTAGACTTTGGTTACCAGTAAGATTTGTGGCTATAATTATCTATTGATGTGTCTGTTCACCATggatatgatataaatatatatggtagTATGTTAGAATAATTTCCAAAAACAAATATACTTTATCATGATGAAGatctatataattattttctagtAACATTTGAACATTTAGATGCAAAATTAAGATACCTCATATTGcaaaatttatttccaaagaCCATTTTCTTGGGGCCTCTTAAGCAATAGTGTATGGCAAAATCCACAAGCATCAGCTCTGTTCTGGATCTACCTTGTGGCTTTCACATCTGCCCGAGTATATCTGAAATGTTAACTACTGATCAAAAAGAATCAATAAGCAAAATgtgagaagagaaagaggcagTATGTTCTTTATTTAAACAGTATGGAAGAGTTTACTGACTGCTTAGAAAAGGGATTCTTCACTTGGAATCCATGCACTTGTGCTTTTTAAATATCTTGGTGGCTATATTTCATGATAAGAGATTCCCtatgttatctttattttatgcatttaaaagtattattctgagaaggaatccatAGGCCTCATTACTCTGCCAGAAGAGTCTGTGAAGCAAAAGACCAGGGAACCCTGGCTTGAAGCATAAACTAAAGCTAGAGGAGGCCGGTTGAGCTTGTCTTTGTTCCCCATTAAAGTCACTAGGTCTTCAACAACAATCCAGAGGTCTagtaatagagagaaaaaaaaataggagaaagaaagcTGGTACTGaaaggttattattttttattgcaaaAAGCATCAGCAGGGTTTGAAGTATTTTGTGGAACAGTATTAGCTGAGTCTGAATGATGGTTTAAAATCTCTGTGGTGTAAATTTGCTGCTTCTCCACGAATCCAGACAGCCCTTAGAAGCTGGGCTACCCCTAGGAGCCTCTGCTGATGGCTGTTGATAGGACGTTGTTGTAAAGAGATTTGTTTTATTGATGCACATTCAACTGGCAGTAGAATGTGGCAGTCAACATACATAGAAAATGAGATGTTCCTGCCAACCTCCTGCCCCTCCAGTACTCCCTTGGACCCCTGAATGCAGCACCTTCTTGTATGTCGGCATGCATTTCTTTTCCCACATGACTTGTTAACCCTGGAAGTTCCCTCCAGCTAGCCGGTCCTGTAGCTTTTGAATGCCTTTTTATTAGGTATTTGGTTTGCCTTATTCCTGCAGCCCATCTTGACCTACTCCACCCCCACAGACTTAGTCTGCTTTGCATGCCCATTTTAAATTGGAATGGCAATGTGGTTTTTATTTagcatgtctttattttttttttttttttgcattaatcctaatttcttttctatttcctttctttcctcaatgTCCGCTGCACACCTTGTTCGTCTCTTCATCTCGTCACCATGGTTACGCTGCTCCATAACAATGCATTATGAACTTgccacacacacatgcaaaaacCTACCCTTCCTTCCAACCTTCACCCCTCCATCAATGTGCatcatcccccccaaaaaaaaaccatggCGGATGTTCCGATGCTTATTATCCAATCAGGGTGAAAATTCCTTCCTACAGGCGACTGTGGCAAAGTTGGGACCACTCCCTCGTGTTCTTGCTGATATTACCAAGTCTCTCACTAATCCTACACCAATACAGCAGCAATTGAGACGTTTCACTGAACATAACTCCAGCCCAAATGTCAGTGGCAGTCTCTCCTCGGGGCTGCAGAAGATATTTGAGGACCCCACTGACAGGTATGAAAGAGGGAGGATTTAAACTAATATCAAATAGATGAAATATCAAGAGATTTGGTTAAATTCTAGAAAACAAAGATCTACTTAACTTTGGACAGTCTCCCAATATAGTGGATATATCAGTTACTTCTCTGGGCCTTGGTggtttcagctgtaaaatgatgCAGTTAGACTAGCTGGCTATTCTCTAGTTCTCGTGTTTTTCAGTTTTAATGTTTAATGTGAGTGATTGAAAAGTTACCTTGAGTGAAAAGGAAGGGCCTTCAATGATCTTCCCTATCCCCATATTTGATTTCTTTCCCAACAGTAGTAAGTAGAAAGTAAATTCCAAAAGAGTATATTTGATCTATAGTAAATGAAACTCTAGTTCTAATATATTGAATTCTAGGTATGCATGGATAAAGGGGGAACatagaaggggagagagaatggCAAGACCTAGAAGATCTACAGAGAAATTTTGCCCTATTGGGAAAAATTAGGGAGAAGATGATAATAGGTTAAAAATCAAGAGATTTGGGAGGGATTAAAacatatttgaatattatttgaAATACAACAAAGTAATAGCAGTAAGattcctttagaaaaaaaaaaccacaataatgtaacattttatcttcaaaatcaaCTCACTGTGAAATTCAAATTTGAAGAGAAAACTGTGTAAAAGAGAATAATTGGTCCCATGAAATCTCAGAGAAAATTGTCATGGCTAGTGTGAATTACTTGGGTTTTTGCCTGGGTGGTAACtcaaaatctctttctttttcacagCGATTTGCACAAGTTAAAATCTCCAACCCAAGAAAACACAGATAGCTATTTTAGAGGTAAAACGTTACTGTTGGTTCAGCAGGCATCCTCCCAAAGCATGACTTAttcagaaaaagatgaaaaggaaaatggactTCCTAATGGCAGGAGCATTTCACTTATGGATCTTCAGGACCCTCATGCTGCTCAAATGGACCATACATCCATCATGCTGGATGTGCCCATGCGGTTGACCGGCAGCCAGCTTTCCATCACCCAAGTGGCCAGTATCAAACAACTCCGAGAGACACAGAGTACCCCACAGAGTGCCCCCCAGGTGAGGAGACCCTTGCATCCTGCCTTGAGCCAGCCAGGCAGCCTCCAACCCCTGTCCTTCCAAAACCCAGTTTATCACCTCAACAACCCCACCCCATCCATGCCAAAGGCCTCTGTGGATTCCAGTTTGGAGAACTTAAGCACTGCCAGCTCCAGAAGCCAAAGTAATAGTGAAGATTTCAAACTCAGTGGACCCAGCAACAGCAGCCTGGAAGACTTCGCCAAACGCAGTACCCAGAGTGAAGACTTTTCTAGGCGGCACACAGGACCTGATAGACACATACCTCTTGCCCTTCCACGGCAAAATAGTACTGGGCAAGCACAGATCCGCAAAATGGACCAGGCCGGGCTGGGCGCCCGAGCCAAAGCCCCCCACTCTCTGCCACACAGTGCTTCCTTACGGAGCACAGGAAGCATGTCAGTGGCTTCAGCAGCCTTAGTGGCTGAACCCATACAGAATGGAAGCAGGTCCCGGCAGCAGTCCTCCTCCTCCAGAGAAAGTCCCGTCCCCAAAGTGAGAGCGATCCAGCGGCAGCAAACACAGCCGGTAGGAGTACAGTTTAATACAGATTTTGCAACAACCCATATAGTCTATTAGCTAGGTCCTAACAACACCAGTTGTTAGGgaatccaatttaaaaaaaaaaaaccaaggtgCTTGCTTGATGGAAGTTTCTGCTGACTCTTaatctgagaaagaaattaaaccaGATCATATCTGGGTAAAGAAAAGGAGGCTTAGAACTAGAAAGGCAAACCGAGTGCAATTTCACTCAGTGCTCTTCAGGGCCCCCTGTGCCAAAGTACTAAGTGGGCTCTCTCCTTTTAACAGTCATGTCCTTCACTGTTAATTAGTCAGGTGTATGGCACAAAGGAAGTGATGGAACAAACTAAAGAGCCAGCAGGCGAGCTCAGTTGTTTAAACTCTATAAGTCAGCCACATCTTCTTAATTTTCTCTCAAGCTTATAGGAGTAGAGTGTCGCATCTTAAAAGTCCTGTTTGTTCTGCTGGGCCCTGCCTTCCTTCAGAGCTCCCTCTGGAGCCAGAGGCCCCTAGAGCTTTTTCCTGGAAGTGGTGAGAAAAACAAAACGGCTGAACACAGAGGAGTAAAGGCAATGATATAGGGAggtgaaaattaaagaaattcatgTGGTTAGACTCTAAGAATTTTCAGACCACTGCTATTTCACTACATAGGCTTTGCCCAAGCAGTATTCACCCCCACACTAAACAATCctaaaaattaagagaactgctaCTCTTGACTGTTAGCTAACACACCCAGTCCTTTCATGTTAGTTTCATTTTACAGGTTGAATCAATAGGACATATTTTACTATTTGAAAGAAGTTTATTACCTGGAAAATATAGGTAcatgttgcttttttaaaaagatgagctcctaaa
The Sminthopsis crassicaudata isolate SCR6 chromosome 4, ASM4859323v1, whole genome shotgun sequence genome window above contains:
- the RASAL2 gene encoding ras GTPase-activating protein nGAP isoform X2: MSIFKKQKSLWPAGYQRSLSEPTDGAIGGGTSFKNLQWCHPAKSKKRTYEYTESDLGKPLGAYRWQTHPSLQWKGSKRKRSQSQRSVHDKPQFFEGLLKTVHNNVCSDDVRGTPTASQGGGTRSFRVPFTRSLSEPAPHCSSRPARSLLNSGRSENSEQEGYFTRGIFSTLSSGFSRMLSLKGEPSSEPIKQDVKGPPTHRLSCGQSPYTETTTWERKYCILTDSQLVLLNKEKEIPVEGGQEQQSDSTKGRCLRRTVSVPSEGQFPEYPPDGAAKLEVPAERSPRRRSISGTSTSEKPNSMDAANTSPFKVPGFFSKRLKGSIKRTKSQSKLDRNTSFRLPSLRNTDDRSRGLPKLKESRSHESLLSPCSAVECLDLGRGEPVSVKPLHSSILGQDFCFEVTYLSGSKCFSCNSASERDKWMENLRRTVQPNKDNCRRAENVLRLWIIEAKDLAPKKKYFCELCLDDTLFARTTSKTKADNIFWGEHFEFYSLPPLHSITVHIYKDMEKKKKKDKNNYVGLVNIPTASVTGRQFVEKWYPVSTPTPNKGKTGGPSIRIKSRFQTITILPMEQYKEFAEFVTSNYTMLCSVLEPVISVRNKEELACALVHILQSTGRARDFLTDLVMSEVDRCGEHDVLIFRENTIATKSIEEYLKLVGQQYLHDALGEFIKALYESDENCEVDPSKCSSSELFDHQSNLKMCCELAFCKIINSYCVFPRELKEVFASWKQQCLNRGKQDISERLISASLFLRFLCPAIMSPSLFSLMQEYPDDRTSRTLTLIAKVIQNLANFAKFGNKEEYMAFMNDFLEHEWSGMKRFLLEISNPDTISNTPGFDGYIDLGRELSVLHSLLWEVVSQLDKATVAKLGPLPRVLADITKSLTNPTPIQQQLRRFTEHNSSPNVSGSLSSGLQKIFEDPTDSDLHKLKSPTQENTDSYFRGKTLLLVQQASSQSMTYSEKDEKENGLPNGRSISLMDLQDPHAAQMDHTSIMLDVPMRLTGSQLSITQVASIKQLRETQSTPQSAPQVRRPLHPALSQPGSLQPLSFQNPVYHLNNPTPSMPKASVDSSLENLSTASSRSQSNSEDFKLSGPSNSSLEDFAKRSTQSEDFSRRHTGPDRHIPLALPRQNSTGQAQIRKMDQAGLGARAKAPHSLPHSASLRSTGSMSVASAALVAEPIQNGSRSRQQSSSSRESPVPKVRAIQRQQTQPVQSPVDSATMSPVERTAAWVLNNGQYEEDEDDTEQNQDDVKHAEKYEQEIAKLKERLKVSSRRLEEYERRLLVQEQQMQKLLMEYKARLEDSEERLRRQQEEKESQMKSIISRLMAVEEELKKDHAEMQAVIDAKQKIIDAQEKRIVSLDSANTRLMSALTQVKERYSMQVRNGISPTNPTKLSITENGEFKNSSC